A genomic window from Triticum urartu cultivar G1812 chromosome 7, Tu2.1, whole genome shotgun sequence includes:
- the LOC125521515 gene encoding probable adenylate kinase 7, mitochondrial encodes MAGLLRLAGAARSFSRALAPAAPHHRRLAASAAALAEDDACWTEWEEEEEEARRQRARASAPAAESCPADGGPRGVQWVVMGRPGPQKHAHAARLAEVLAVPYISMGTLVRQELSHTSSLYKKIANSVNEGKLVPEDIIFGLLTKRLEEGYYKGETGFILDGIPRTRMQAEILDEIVDIDLVLNFKCADNCFMKKRSGGDICSHCGQHFGVSSLVSRERNLSLGSSTWPAQAQHASVIGLENPRMEKLRAYAEQTKQLEDYYKKHRKLVELKTSARPGETWQGLVAALHLQHLDPSPTPHKLTV; translated from the exons atGGCCGGCCTCCTGCGGCTCGCCGGCGCCGCCAGATCCTTCTCCCGCGCGCTGGCCCCGGCCGCGCCGCACCACCGCAGGCTCGCGGCATCGGCGGCCGCCCTGGCGGAGGACGATGCGTGCTGGACCgagtgggaggaggaggaggaggaggcgcggcGGCAGCGCGCCCGCGCATCGGCGCCTGCCGCGGAGTCTTGCCCGGCGGACGGCGGTCCCAGGGGCGTGCAGTGGGTGGTGATGGGCCGCCCCGGCCCGCAGAAGCACGCCCACGCCGCGCGCCTCGCCGAGGTCCTCGCCGTGCCGTACATCTCCATGGGCACGCTCGTCAGGCAGGAGCTCAGCCACACATCCTCGCTCTACAAGAAG ATTGCTAATTCGGTGAATGAAGGGAAGCTTGTGCCAGAGGATATCATATTTGGGTTGCTGACTAAGCGTCTCGAGGAGGGATACTACAAGGGTGAAACTGGATTTATCCTTGACGGAATCCCACGTACCCGTATGCAAGCT GAGATTCTTGATGAGATCGTTGACATCGACTTGGTTCTGAACTTCAAATGTGCTGATAACTGTTTCATGAAGAAGCGATCAGGAGGTGACATATGTTCCCACTGTGGGCAGCATTTTGGTGTCAGCAGTCTGGTGTCTAGGGAGCGTAATCTCTCCCTTGGAAGCTCTACATGGCCTGCTCAGGCACAACATGCTTCTGTTATAGGCCTGGAAAACCCAAGGATGGAGAAGCTGCGTGCTTATGCTGAGCAG ACCAAGCAGCTGGAAGATTACTACAAGAAGCACAGGAAACTTGTGGAGTTGAAGACATCCGCTCGCCCTGGTGAAACCTGGCAGGGGCTCGTGGCTGCCCTCCACCTCCAGCATCTAGACCCATCCCCAACACCACACAAACTCACTGTGTAA